One segment of Natranaeroarchaeum aerophilus DNA contains the following:
- a CDS encoding DUF192 domain-containing protein, translating into MGDSRLRVAFSLTLIVLAFVGLGLYASQMGLFPWSGEHSEATVEIIGEDDETLAVVDAEVADTRSERLTGLSEHDSLDAGEGMLFVHDDEDERTYVMRNMSFGIDIVFADSDGEITTIHSAPEPGPDEDGEDQEYSGTGMYVLEVPEGYMAEQGAGVGDRIEVEYHD; encoded by the coding sequence ATGGGCGACAGTCGTCTCCGGGTCGCGTTCTCGCTGACGCTTATCGTGCTCGCGTTCGTCGGGCTGGGACTCTACGCCAGCCAGATGGGTCTGTTTCCGTGGTCGGGCGAGCACTCGGAGGCGACGGTCGAGATCATCGGAGAGGACGACGAGACGCTCGCAGTCGTCGACGCCGAAGTCGCGGACACTCGCTCCGAGCGACTCACCGGGCTGAGCGAGCACGACTCCCTCGATGCAGGCGAGGGTATGTTGTTCGTCCACGACGACGAGGATGAACGAACCTACGTCATGCGGAACATGTCTTTTGGCATCGATATCGTCTTCGCTGATTCGGACGGCGAGATCACGACAATCCATAGCGCACCCGAACCGGGGCCCGACGAGGACGGCGAGGACCAGGAGTACAGCGGGACGGGCATGTACGTCCTCGAAGTGCCGGAGGGATACATGGCCGAGCAGGGTGCGGGTGTCGGGGACAGGATCGAGGTCGAATACCACGACTAA
- a CDS encoding DUF7538 family protein, with protein MTETIDALTEQDGWQREGFAARVHYEGAGEYYSIEYYEPSDCVLYWKVKGDGETAVPVGRETVPTPLRERIRLDLDAAGIDPDVEARTL; from the coding sequence ATGACCGAGACGATAGACGCGCTCACCGAACAGGACGGCTGGCAGCGCGAGGGCTTCGCGGCGCGGGTCCACTACGAGGGCGCGGGCGAGTACTACAGCATCGAGTACTACGAGCCGAGCGACTGCGTGCTCTACTGGAAGGTGAAAGGCGACGGTGAGACCGCCGTTCCCGTGGGACGCGAAACGGTCCCAACACCGCTTCGCGAGCGGATCCGACTGGATCTCGACGCTGCAGGGATTGACCCGGATGTCGAGGCGAGAACTCTCTAG
- a CDS encoding ABC transporter ATP-binding protein: MSGVDWDEDDPFEEQRDKIENPMKRLFSEYGSQYKFQSTVGIITSIFARLLDLLPPILLGVAIDAVFFQEVGYAEAFPIGESLIAPIAPATQDGQFWLTIGLIAGSFLLGAIFHWTRNWGFNSFAQNIQHDVRTDTYDKMQRLNMDFFADKQTGEMMSILSNDVNRLERFLNDGMNSFFRLIVMVFGIGFLLFAYNWQLALVALLPVPLIMVFTYLFIKIIQPKYAAVRSTVGNVNSRLENNLGGIQVIKSSTTEDYESERVDDVSMDYFDANWDAIETRIKFFPGLRVIAGLGFVITFIVGGLWVFQGAPGPFTGELRTGTFVVFILYTQRFIWPMAQFGQIINMYQRARASSARIFGLMDEPSRVEEDPNATDLTVSEGRVEYDDVTFGYDEETIIDDIDFTVEGGETLALVGPTGAGKSTVLKLLLRMYDVDDGAVRVDGQDLRNVTLDSLRKSIGYVSQDTFLFYGTVEENIRYGTFDVNRDDVIEAAKMAEAHEFIQNLPDGYDTEVGERGVKLSGGQRQRLSIARAILKDPEILILDEATSDVDTETEMLIQRSLDRLTEDRTTFSIAHRLSTIKDAETILVLEGGRIVERGTHEELLGNDGLYAHLWGVQAGEIDQLPQEFIERAAKRQARTETDDD, translated from the coding sequence ATGAGCGGCGTCGACTGGGACGAGGACGATCCTTTCGAGGAGCAGCGGGACAAGATCGAGAATCCGATGAAGCGGCTATTTAGTGAATACGGTAGCCAATACAAGTTCCAGAGTACGGTCGGGATCATCACCAGCATCTTTGCGCGGCTTCTCGACCTCTTGCCGCCGATCCTGCTCGGGGTCGCGATCGACGCCGTCTTTTTCCAGGAGGTTGGCTACGCCGAGGCGTTCCCCATCGGTGAGTCACTCATCGCGCCGATCGCGCCTGCAACACAGGACGGTCAGTTCTGGCTCACAATCGGGCTCATCGCCGGTTCGTTCCTCCTTGGGGCGATCTTCCACTGGACGCGCAACTGGGGGTTCAACTCCTTCGCCCAGAACATCCAGCACGACGTCCGGACCGACACCTACGACAAGATGCAGCGGCTGAACATGGACTTTTTCGCCGACAAGCAGACCGGCGAGATGATGTCGATCCTCTCGAACGACGTCAACCGGCTCGAACGCTTCCTCAACGACGGGATGAACTCCTTTTTCCGCCTGATAGTGATGGTGTTCGGGATCGGCTTCCTGCTCTTTGCCTACAACTGGCAACTCGCGCTGGTCGCCCTGCTCCCGGTGCCGCTGATTATGGTTTTCACCTATCTCTTCATCAAGATCATCCAGCCCAAATACGCCGCCGTGCGCTCGACGGTCGGGAACGTCAACTCCAGACTCGAAAACAACCTCGGCGGGATTCAGGTAATCAAATCGAGCACGACCGAAGACTACGAGTCCGAGCGCGTCGACGACGTCTCGATGGACTACTTCGACGCCAACTGGGACGCCATCGAGACCCGCATCAAGTTCTTCCCCGGCCTGCGCGTCATCGCTGGACTCGGCTTCGTGATCACCTTCATCGTCGGTGGACTGTGGGTCTTTCAGGGCGCTCCGGGACCCTTTACTGGTGAACTCCGGACCGGGACCTTCGTCGTCTTCATCCTCTACACCCAGCGCTTCATCTGGCCGATGGCCCAGTTCGGACAGATCATCAACATGTACCAGCGTGCCCGGGCGTCCTCGGCACGAATCTTCGGGCTGATGGACGAGCCAAGCCGGGTCGAGGAGGACCCGAACGCGACCGACCTGACCGTCTCTGAGGGGCGCGTCGAGTACGACGACGTCACCTTCGGCTATGACGAGGAGACGATCATCGACGATATCGACTTCACTGTCGAGGGAGGCGAGACGCTTGCGCTCGTCGGACCGACTGGCGCTGGCAAGTCGACGGTCCTCAAACTCCTCTTGCGGATGTACGATGTCGACGACGGAGCGGTTCGGGTCGACGGTCAGGATCTCCGGAACGTCACTCTTGACAGCCTCCGGAAATCCATTGGCTACGTCAGCCAGGATACGTTCCTGTTTTACGGTACTGTCGAGGAGAACATCCGTTACGGCACCTTCGACGTCAACCGAGACGACGTGATCGAGGCCGCGAAGATGGCAGAGGCCCACGAATTCATCCAGAACCTGCCCGATGGCTACGATACCGAAGTCGGCGAACGCGGCGTCAAACTCTCGGGTGGCCAGCGCCAGCGTCTGTCGATCGCGCGGGCGATTCTCAAGGACCCCGAGATCCTGATCCTCGACGAGGCGACCAGCGACGTCGACACCGAGACCGAGATGCTCATCCAGCGCAGTCTGGATCGACTCACTGAGGATCGGACGACGTTCTCGATCGCCCACCGCCTCTCGACGATCAAGGACGCCGAAACGATTCTGGTCCTCGAAGGCGGGCGGATCGTCGAGCGCGGCACTCACGAGGAACTCCTCGGCAACGACGGGCTCTACGCCCACCTCTGGGGCGTACAGGCAGGCGAAATCGACCAGCTGCCACAGGAGTTTATCGAGCGCGCCGCGAAACGACAGGCCCGAACCGAGACCGACGACGACTGA
- a CDS encoding creatininase family protein, which translates to MQLSDATWTDADASDADVAIVPIGSTEQHGPHAPLGTDVFTAEAVAEAGTEEYNGEVVLAPSIPVGIAEEHRQFPGTLWVSEDTFRSYVRETVSSLAYHGWDRIVLVNGHGGNVDALREVAATITRHDDAYAVPFTWFEAVGEHGSDMGHGGPLETALLRHVSPEHVDEGRIAEARAGASEDWGEWQSGVNLAYDSAEFTDNGVVGDPGEGDADRGEELLDLAADALADLLETVATRNVEPPEDK; encoded by the coding sequence GTGCAACTGAGCGACGCTACCTGGACGGATGCCGATGCGAGCGACGCCGATGTCGCCATCGTGCCGATCGGCAGCACGGAACAGCACGGCCCCCACGCACCACTGGGCACCGATGTCTTTACAGCCGAGGCGGTCGCTGAGGCCGGGACGGAGGAGTACAACGGCGAGGTCGTTCTCGCCCCGTCGATCCCCGTGGGGATCGCCGAGGAACACCGCCAGTTCCCCGGGACACTCTGGGTGAGCGAGGATACGTTTCGCTCGTACGTCCGCGAGACGGTGTCGAGTCTCGCCTATCACGGCTGGGACCGGATCGTCCTCGTGAACGGGCACGGCGGGAACGTCGATGCACTCCGGGAAGTCGCCGCGACGATTACGCGTCACGACGACGCCTACGCCGTCCCGTTCACCTGGTTCGAGGCGGTCGGCGAGCACGGTTCGGACATGGGCCATGGCGGCCCACTCGAGACCGCGCTCTTGCGTCACGTCAGCCCGGAGCACGTCGACGAGGGGCGAATCGCGGAGGCGCGAGCGGGGGCCAGCGAAGACTGGGGCGAGTGGCAAAGCGGCGTCAATCTCGCATACGACTCGGCGGAGTTCACCGACAACGGTGTCGTCGGTGATCCGGGCGAAGGCGACGCCGACCGCGGCGAGGAGCTACTGGATCTCGCGGCGGACGCGCTTGCGGACCTACTGGAGACCGTGGCGACTCGGAACGTGGAACCACCGGAAGACAAGTAG
- a CDS encoding DUF5790 family protein, with product MSQSTLDNDELFGEAASEMREDVEASLADARAELPDSDSVWEAEGDNVLGVLNGLRSALDVGAAADHLRDAKKWFTMGQRADAFDDADDLEEAIAEVEELIETIEDASEQVGDLTATIPDLKSTLEDAESDGTDDEE from the coding sequence ATGAGCCAGTCAACGCTCGACAACGACGAACTGTTCGGCGAAGCGGCCTCGGAGATGCGCGAGGACGTCGAGGCGTCGCTCGCGGATGCACGTGCCGAACTCCCCGACAGCGATTCAGTCTGGGAGGCGGAGGGCGACAACGTGCTCGGTGTGCTCAACGGGTTGCGCTCGGCCCTCGACGTCGGTGCGGCGGCCGACCACCTCCGCGATGCCAAAAAGTGGTTCACGATGGGCCAGCGGGCCGACGCCTTCGACGATGCCGACGATCTCGAGGAGGCGATCGCGGAGGTCGAGGAGCTAATCGAGACGATCGAGGACGCCAGCGAGCAGGTCGGCGACCTGACGGCGACGATCCCCGATCTCAAGAGCACACTCGAAGATGCCGAGAGCGACGGCACAGACGACGAGGAGTAG
- a CDS encoding DUF7544 domain-containing protein, whose amino-acid sequence MSLSAVSSVGDAIDLTREFMTPFSPGRILKLSVVVFVLSGGGISLSANVPPVPPTLDPTYSGPTADEVTMEELFAEAGVADTGLGAIPEELLLALLIAAAVLGLIAIVFAAIASIAEFVFVESLRSGDVTIRQYTSRRWKQGLSLLAFRIALGLLSTAFVALIAVLALELGIADSLIRALVYAGTAGALVVLTTTVISSLTTYFVVPAMIQEDRGILSGWKRVWEALRAQPVEFVVFVVVQYVLGLVLAAVVATVLVFSGGLIALALAVVFGTIIIVGGIGVTSGAGLALVIVAAVIGLTLLTVIGAVLQVPVQSYLRYYALLVLGDVDDRLDLVPDQRERARESQLGLGT is encoded by the coding sequence ATGAGTCTCTCTGCGGTCAGTTCCGTCGGCGACGCGATCGATCTCACACGGGAGTTTATGACGCCGTTTTCGCCCGGTCGAATCCTCAAACTCTCGGTCGTCGTCTTCGTGCTCAGCGGCGGGGGAATCAGCCTCTCGGCGAACGTCCCACCGGTCCCTCCGACGCTCGACCCGACCTACAGCGGGCCGACTGCCGATGAGGTCACGATGGAAGAACTGTTCGCCGAAGCGGGTGTTGCGGATACCGGGCTCGGCGCGATCCCCGAAGAGCTGTTGCTGGCGCTGCTCATCGCAGCCGCGGTCCTCGGACTGATCGCCATCGTGTTTGCGGCAATCGCGTCAATCGCCGAGTTCGTCTTCGTCGAGTCGCTCCGGAGCGGCGACGTAACGATCAGGCAGTACACATCACGACGCTGGAAACAGGGCCTTTCCCTGCTCGCGTTCCGGATCGCGCTCGGTCTGCTCTCGACGGCGTTTGTCGCCCTAATAGCGGTGCTTGCCCTAGAACTCGGGATTGCCGACTCGCTTATCCGTGCGCTCGTGTACGCTGGGACCGCGGGTGCGCTGGTTGTTCTTACGACGACGGTGATCAGCAGTCTGACGACCTACTTCGTCGTCCCCGCGATGATACAGGAAGACCGGGGGATTCTCTCGGGATGGAAGCGAGTCTGGGAAGCGTTACGGGCCCAACCCGTCGAGTTCGTGGTCTTTGTGGTCGTGCAGTATGTGCTTGGACTGGTCCTCGCCGCCGTGGTTGCGACCGTCCTCGTCTTCTCGGGGGGGCTGATCGCGCTCGCGCTCGCCGTCGTGTTCGGAACGATCATTATCGTGGGAGGGATCGGGGTCACGTCGGGCGCGGGACTGGCACTTGTCATCGTCGCCGCGGTGATCGGGCTGACACTGCTGACGGTCATCGGCGCAGTCCTGCAGGTACCGGTCCAGAGCTATCTGCGATACTACGCCTTGCTCGTGCTCGGCGATGTCGACGACCGACTGGATCTGGTGCCAGACCAGCGCGAACGTGCCCGTGAGAGCCAGCTTGGGCTCGGCACGTGA
- a CDS encoding dihydroneopterin aldolase family protein, giving the protein MEPTVGERACFEAGIKFGTLYHQFAGTPVRPESAASLERAMEESIENQPHASTVTVDILESALDDAIDHGYTELTGEFMEVEIVIEYEDSEVITSMAMEDGYPLMRVDDIRRGE; this is encoded by the coding sequence ATGGAGCCGACCGTCGGAGAACGGGCGTGTTTCGAGGCCGGGATCAAGTTCGGCACGCTGTATCACCAGTTCGCCGGGACGCCGGTGCGTCCCGAGAGCGCGGCCAGCCTCGAACGCGCGATGGAGGAATCGATCGAGAACCAGCCCCACGCCAGCACGGTCACGGTCGACATTCTCGAATCAGCGCTTGACGATGCGATCGACCACGGCTACACCGAGTTGACGGGCGAGTTCATGGAGGTCGAAATCGTCATCGAGTACGAGGACAGCGAGGTAATCACGAGCATGGCGATGGAGGATGGGTATCCGTTGATGCGCGTCGACGATATTCGTCGCGGGGAGTAG
- the azf gene encoding NAD-dependent glucose-6-phosphate dehydrogenase Azf yields the protein MDDPVLLTGATGRVGTAILDGIGDDYEWRCLARSPPEDDLPGEFVAADITDEDAMNDAMEGIGAVIHLAGDPRPEAPWSSVLENNIDGTKTILQAAVDEGVEKFVFASSNHAVGAFETDERTPEMYRTHDEFRLDGTELPRPGNFYGVSKAAGETLCRYYHDHYDLDVVCLRIGNLTKNHPPIDYERGQAMWLSHRDCAHLAERSLEADYDYEILYGISDNDRKYYSLEPAKEAIGYEPRDNSAQFDGKERVD from the coding sequence ATGGACGACCCCGTACTACTCACCGGCGCGACCGGACGGGTCGGTACTGCGATCCTCGACGGCATCGGCGACGACTACGAGTGGCGCTGTCTCGCACGAAGCCCACCCGAGGACGACCTCCCCGGCGAGTTCGTTGCCGCGGATATCACCGACGAAGACGCAATGAACGACGCGATGGAGGGTATCGGCGCAGTTATCCACCTTGCTGGCGATCCCCGCCCCGAAGCCCCGTGGAGTAGCGTGCTGGAAAACAACATCGACGGCACAAAAACGATTCTGCAGGCGGCTGTCGACGAGGGTGTCGAGAAGTTCGTCTTCGCGTCCTCGAACCACGCTGTCGGCGCGTTCGAGACCGACGAGCGTACACCCGAGATGTACCGGACACACGACGAGTTCCGACTCGATGGCACCGAGCTCCCGCGGCCCGGAAACTTCTACGGTGTCAGCAAGGCAGCAGGCGAGACGCTCTGTCGATATTACCACGACCATTACGATCTCGACGTCGTCTGCCTGCGGATCGGCAACCTCACGAAGAACCACCCACCGATCGACTACGAACGTGGACAGGCCATGTGGCTTTCCCATCGCGACTGTGCCCATCTCGCCGAGCGCTCGCTCGAAGCCGACTACGACTACGAGATCCTCTATGGGATCTCGGACAACGATCGGAAGTACTACTCTCTGGAGCCCGCAAAGGAAGCGATCGGCTACGAACCACGGGACAACTCCGCGCAGTTCGACGGGAAAGAGCGCGTCGATTGA
- a CDS encoding DUF309 domain-containing protein, whose amino-acid sequence MDAELRAGIAIYNHGEYHAAHDAWEERWLELDDSTDDERFLHGLIQFTAAIYHATERNWSGATGLAESALDYLDGLSDPYRGVVLTEIRTYLATLAEDPALIERQAPPRLSYEGVTLELAELDIDAAFVAASVLADAREHWDEAVVDDAVSYAREELDTAETTFLTLVLDFVGDHENRGIVYQRLQGHVDRRRGRERDVDGLFE is encoded by the coding sequence ATGGACGCGGAGTTACGTGCCGGGATCGCGATCTACAACCACGGCGAGTACCACGCCGCCCACGATGCGTGGGAGGAGCGCTGGCTCGAACTGGACGACAGCACCGACGACGAGCGGTTCCTCCACGGGCTCATCCAGTTCACTGCGGCGATCTACCACGCGACCGAACGAAACTGGTCCGGCGCGACGGGACTCGCGGAAAGCGCACTGGACTATCTCGACGGGCTGTCCGATCCCTATCGCGGTGTCGTCCTCACCGAGATCCGAACGTACCTCGCCACGCTCGCGGAGGATCCCGCGCTGATCGAACGACAGGCACCACCCCGACTCAGCTACGAGGGCGTGACACTCGAGCTGGCTGAGCTCGACATCGATGCGGCGTTCGTCGCGGCGTCCGTGCTGGCCGACGCCAGGGAGCACTGGGACGAGGCGGTCGTGGACGATGCCGTGAGCTATGCCCGGGAAGAGCTCGACACGGCGGAGACTACCTTCCTGACGCTCGTGCTCGATTTCGTCGGCGACCACGAGAACAGAGGGATCGTCTATCAGCGTCTGCAAGGGCACGTCGACCGTCGTCGCGGACGAGAGCGGGACGTCGATGGGCTGTTCGAATAA
- a CDS encoding glycosyltransferase family 4 protein, with protein sequence MRVAMVTLETVHQRDAALQRRLHRLAQTLIGRGHDVHVFCAQWWDKKIDTFVREEITYHGVVRSVESTRGFLLGLPLAINSCDPDVVHAGAAYSPAVAAASVGATLARVPLLTDWYDPTVGDGFLARRGLSASDRIVTPSRLVRTRLREQGADADRTGVVPNSVDFDLIRETEPADERHIVYARDLDAGANLESLLLGLAELREFDWSATVIGDGPRRDEYEQQARDLRIDDRISFAGALSREERVAIYRNAHVFVQTARQCRFPTELLWGLACGCVGIVEYHVDSSAHELVEGRERGFRTTSESELADAIREAGGMESRTIDEEFTGFDRGTVVEQYLDLYRELRKQYGILR encoded by the coding sequence ATGCGCGTCGCGATGGTTACGTTGGAGACAGTCCACCAGCGCGACGCAGCGTTACAGCGGCGTCTCCACCGGCTCGCACAGACGCTAATCGGGCGCGGTCACGACGTTCACGTCTTCTGTGCACAGTGGTGGGACAAGAAGATCGACACCTTCGTGCGCGAGGAGATCACGTATCACGGGGTCGTCCGGTCGGTCGAGTCGACGCGTGGCTTCCTGCTGGGGTTACCGCTCGCGATCAACAGCTGTGATCCCGACGTGGTCCATGCTGGGGCAGCGTATTCCCCGGCAGTTGCTGCCGCGAGCGTCGGGGCAACGCTTGCCCGCGTTCCGTTGCTCACCGACTGGTACGATCCGACGGTCGGCGACGGATTTCTTGCCCGCCGTGGGCTGTCAGCGTCCGACCGAATCGTCACGCCGTCGCGACTCGTTCGCACCCGGCTACGCGAGCAGGGTGCAGACGCCGACCGGACGGGAGTCGTCCCGAACAGCGTCGACTTCGATCTGATCCGCGAGACCGAGCCTGCCGACGAACGCCATATCGTCTACGCACGGGATCTCGATGCGGGCGCGAACCTCGAAAGCCTGCTGCTCGGGCTGGCCGAACTCCGCGAGTTCGACTGGTCGGCGACGGTGATCGGGGACGGTCCACGTCGCGACGAGTACGAGCAGCAGGCTCGCGACCTGCGGATCGACGACCGGATCTCCTTCGCTGGGGCGCTCTCTCGGGAGGAGCGGGTCGCCATCTACCGGAACGCACACGTCTTCGTCCAGACGGCGCGGCAGTGTCGCTTCCCGACCGAACTGCTGTGGGGACTGGCCTGTGGCTGTGTCGGTATCGTCGAGTATCACGTCGATTCGAGTGCTCACGAACTCGTTGAGGGGCGCGAACGCGGGTTCCGGACCACCTCGGAGAGCGAACTCGCCGACGCCATCCGGGAGGCTGGCGGAATGGAGTCACGAACGATCGACGAGGAGTTCACGGGCTTCGATCGCGGGACAGTCGTGGAACAGTATCTGGACCTGTACCGGGAGCTTCGGAAGCAGTACGGCATTCTACGCTGA
- the radB gene encoding DNA repair and recombination protein RadB, translated as MNAGTPIPTGCESVDELLGGGFERGTVTQLYGQPAAGKTNLALAAAVEVAASGKLAVYIDTEGLSVDRFQQVLSGRVDDERIEEVASNVVIESAYDFEEQQTAVRDAAEFADRADLIALDSATGFYRLERDEADEGDTLRQVAKQVTHLLSLARKHDLAVIVTNQVFADPDSDQTRALGGNTLEHWTGTVLRLDRYRGGNRRATLEKHRAKAAGETAQFRISESGLESADGRTP; from the coding sequence GTGAACGCAGGTACGCCGATCCCGACGGGCTGTGAGTCGGTCGACGAGTTGCTCGGCGGCGGCTTCGAGCGCGGCACCGTCACACAGCTGTACGGCCAGCCCGCGGCTGGCAAGACGAATCTAGCCCTCGCCGCCGCGGTCGAAGTCGCCGCAAGCGGTAAGCTGGCAGTCTACATCGACACGGAAGGGCTGTCGGTGGACCGGTTCCAGCAGGTGCTGTCGGGCCGGGTCGACGACGAGCGCATCGAGGAGGTCGCCTCGAACGTCGTCATCGAGAGCGCTTACGACTTCGAGGAACAACAGACCGCCGTCCGGGACGCCGCGGAGTTTGCCGACCGGGCCGACCTGATCGCCCTCGACAGCGCAACCGGCTTCTACCGGCTCGAACGCGACGAGGCCGACGAGGGGGACACGCTCCGACAGGTCGCCAAACAGGTGACGCATCTGCTCTCCCTGGCACGAAAGCACGACCTTGCAGTGATCGTTACGAATCAGGTGTTCGCCGACCCCGACAGCGATCAGACGCGAGCACTGGGCGGGAACACGTTAGAACACTGGACGGGGACGGTACTCAGACTGGATCGCTACAGGGGCGGAAACAGACGTGCCACGCTAGAAAAACATCGTGCGAAGGCCGCTGGCGAGACGGCTCAGTTCCGAATCAGCGAATCCGGGCTGGAATCGGCGGACGGACGGACGCCCTAG
- a CDS encoding CBS domain-containing protein, with protein sequence MDISDIASQEYVEVDVGTRLGKVRSLFDEENPKGIIVTRDGEYAGVLAEQDVLQSHVEDDAKAGALIKPSRNDPAPKIDRTEGIRDVARQLVEGGTKVAPVFEGEQRYGIITADAILTAVLDNLDALTVEQIYTDNVISIEETAGVGKAINYLRENGISRLPVVNENGHLSGVITTHDISDIAIRRMHKQTTGDRKGDVERVLDMPVYDAMNSPVTTTTTTASVEEAVRTMLDHDYGGLVVTPEEDDRLVQGILTKTDVLRALSYTEEERLDVQITNIRLLDTITREDIREQIQQIADKYRKMQVQHAHVRFHKHKEKLRGTPLIQCQIRLRTNKGQVAGTGEGYGADNAFRVASDKLERNVLELKGVISDEEYKGQVLRKLGEM encoded by the coding sequence ATGGATATTTCTGATATCGCGTCACAGGAGTACGTCGAAGTCGATGTTGGGACGAGACTCGGGAAGGTGCGCTCGCTGTTCGACGAGGAGAACCCGAAAGGGATCATTGTCACGCGCGATGGCGAGTACGCCGGTGTGCTCGCGGAGCAGGATGTGCTCCAGTCTCACGTTGAAGATGACGCGAAGGCGGGGGCGCTGATCAAGCCCAGCCGAAACGATCCGGCTCCGAAGATCGATCGAACGGAAGGGATCCGGGACGTCGCCCGCCAGCTGGTCGAGGGCGGTACCAAGGTCGCTCCGGTGTTCGAGGGCGAGCAGCGCTACGGCATCATCACGGCCGACGCAATTCTCACGGCCGTTCTCGACAATCTCGACGCGCTGACCGTCGAGCAGATCTACACGGACAACGTGATTTCGATCGAGGAGACCGCAGGTGTCGGAAAGGCGATCAACTACCTGCGCGAGAACGGCATCTCCCGGCTCCCGGTCGTCAACGAAAACGGCCACCTGTCGGGGGTCATCACGACCCACGACATCAGTGACATCGCGATCCGTCGGATGCACAAACAGACCACCGGCGATCGGAAAGGTGACGTCGAGCGCGTGCTCGACATGCCCGTCTACGACGCGATGAACAGCCCGGTGACGACGACGACGACCACTGCATCGGTCGAGGAAGCCGTACGGACGATGCTCGACCACGACTACGGCGGACTGGTCGTGACGCCGGAAGAGGACGATCGGCTCGTCCAGGGCATCCTGACCAAAACTGACGTTCTACGAGCCCTGTCCTACACCGAGGAGGAGCGGCTCGACGTCCAGATCACGAACATCCGGTTGCTCGATACGATCACTCGTGAGGACATCCGCGAACAGATCCAGCAGATCGCCGACAAGTACCGGAAGATGCAGGTACAGCATGCACACGTCCGCTTTCACAAACACAAGGAGAAACTGCGCGGCACCCCGTTGATCCAGTGTCAGATCCGCCTCCGGACCAACAAGGGGCAGGTCGCCGGCACTGGCGAGGGTTACGGCGCGGATAACGCATTTCGCGTCGCCAGTGACAAGCTAGAACGGAACGTCCTCGAACTGAAAGGCGTTATCAGCGACGAGGAGTACAAGGGACAGGTGCTCCGAAAACTCGGCGAGATGTGA